The Nitrosospira lacus genome window below encodes:
- a CDS encoding DNA-binding protein codes for MSPTDRVKHRFRQRGVTFTDWAKDNGYTRNEVYRVLNGQAKCHYGKAHEIAVKLGLKPDEERLSA; via the coding sequence ATGAGCCCAACAGATCGCGTTAAACATCGCTTTCGTCAGCGCGGCGTCACCTTCACCGATTGGGCGAAGGATAACGGCTACACCCGTAACGAGGTGTACCGCGTGCTAAACGGCCAAGCCAAATGCCATTACGGCAAAGCGCATGAAATCGCCGTGAAGCTCGGTCTCAAACCAGACGAAGAGCGCCTTTCCGCTTAA
- a CDS encoding N-acetylmuramoyl-L-alanine amidase, which produces MRSINLIVIHCAATPNGRSMFRSVPGRAVSMTPVEVLDEMHKVRGFARTAGFRARQNPNLTSIGYHFIIYTNGTVATGRHLDEVGAHVQGFNAKSIGICMIGTDEFTVVQWKSLAGLVNALNETYPDARLCGHRDLSPDQNKNGIIEPFEWLKICPGFDVAAWLNNDMEPFPQNVYSPL; this is translated from the coding sequence ATGCGATCAATCAACCTCATAGTAATTCACTGCGCGGCCACGCCTAACGGCAGGTCCATGTTTCGCTCTGTCCCTGGCAGAGCCGTCAGCATGACGCCGGTGGAAGTGCTCGATGAAATGCACAAGGTGCGCGGCTTCGCACGCACTGCCGGGTTTCGTGCGCGCCAGAATCCCAATCTCACTAGCATTGGTTATCACTTCATCATCTACACGAATGGCACGGTCGCGACCGGGCGCCATCTTGATGAGGTCGGCGCGCATGTACAAGGCTTCAATGCCAAATCCATCGGCATCTGCATGATCGGCACGGATGAATTTACGGTGGTGCAATGGAAGAGTCTGGCGGGATTGGTTAATGCCCTGAATGAAACTTATCCTGATGCCCGTCTCTGCGGCCATCGAGACCTGTCCCCGGATCAAAACAAAAACGGAATCATTGAGCCATTCGAGTGGCTCAAGATCTGCCCAGGCTTTGATGTCGCAGCATGGCTGAATAACGACATGGAGCCATTCCCCCAAAACGTTTATTCGCCATTATGA
- a CDS encoding tyrosinase family protein, with protein sequence MQNNKSRSLSMSRREFLKTTAAAATTMGAAALPFSKLYAQGPAKYRRMNISSPEARRTIESYKKAIRAMLALPPSDPRNWYRIALTHTMDCPHGNWWFLVWHRGYIGWFEQICRELSGDPAFALPYWDWTENTDPRKPFRPSVPAVMFEDVLTPTDSVYIPHFREFQARYRDVMAKADYWKRIYKPDGEFDDATQYGQLLARGIRTPDDLWFDIIDDPRGTFFFDQAHARGLTKAKPGFDGKTAKAVSLQTLLDALAPRDFLTFASPKTMGHSGLTGFGVLEGQPHNRVHNCVGGIFTEAGGNTTDSGGFMQANLSPVDPLFFLHHSNIDRLWDVWTRKQQARGYPVLPEGSDYDAWSAEPFLFFADSKGRPVIKTTAGDYATIGDFNYDYQPGSGEQVVPPVLTAGALKARAVTRIERFSAQITRPTANATGTASGAVMIPPALLQGRMEPEAPRLFAQVTIALPPLAHGHDFAVLVNAPAGATGADPSSPHYAGTLSMFGHHLVHAPVTFTVPLSGTIAALHEGKLLQANAPLDIRIVPEQMALPRVLAAKPGMKAKAEVLSIVVEAH encoded by the coding sequence ATGCAAAATAACAAATCGCGGTCTTTATCCATGTCTCGCCGTGAATTCCTGAAAACAACGGCCGCCGCTGCTACCACCATGGGTGCGGCCGCCCTTCCGTTTAGCAAACTCTATGCCCAAGGGCCCGCAAAGTACCGGCGCATGAACATTTCAAGCCCGGAAGCAAGACGTACCATCGAGAGCTACAAAAAGGCAATCCGTGCGATGCTCGCCCTGCCTCCGAGCGATCCGCGCAACTGGTATCGCATTGCCCTGACCCATACGATGGACTGTCCCCACGGCAATTGGTGGTTCCTGGTATGGCATCGCGGCTACATAGGCTGGTTCGAGCAGATTTGCCGGGAACTGAGCGGCGATCCGGCCTTTGCACTCCCTTATTGGGATTGGACCGAGAATACAGATCCGCGAAAGCCATTCCGGCCAAGCGTCCCTGCCGTCATGTTCGAAGATGTGCTTACGCCTACCGATTCCGTCTACATTCCCCACTTCAGGGAATTCCAGGCCCGCTACCGGGATGTCATGGCGAAGGCGGATTATTGGAAGCGTATCTACAAACCCGATGGCGAATTTGACGATGCAACCCAATACGGCCAACTCCTCGCTCGCGGCATCCGTACGCCCGATGACCTCTGGTTTGACATCATCGATGACCCCAGGGGAACGTTCTTTTTTGATCAGGCCCATGCGCGCGGCCTGACAAAAGCGAAACCTGGGTTCGATGGCAAAACGGCAAAGGCTGTTTCCTTGCAAACACTGCTGGATGCGCTCGCACCACGTGATTTTCTCACTTTCGCCAGCCCCAAAACAATGGGACACAGCGGGTTGACCGGCTTCGGCGTTCTCGAAGGACAACCGCATAACAGGGTGCACAATTGTGTGGGGGGCATCTTTACCGAGGCAGGCGGGAATACCACTGACAGCGGCGGCTTCATGCAAGCCAACCTGTCGCCCGTCGATCCCCTCTTTTTCCTGCATCACTCGAATATAGACAGGCTGTGGGACGTATGGACCCGCAAGCAACAGGCACGTGGATATCCTGTTCTGCCGGAAGGATCGGATTATGACGCGTGGTCCGCGGAGCCGTTCCTGTTCTTTGCCGACTCGAAAGGACGGCCGGTGATCAAAACGACCGCCGGCGATTACGCCACGATCGGCGATTTCAATTACGATTATCAGCCAGGATCGGGTGAGCAAGTGGTGCCGCCGGTTCTCACTGCCGGAGCGCTCAAGGCGAGGGCGGTTACCCGGATCGAGCGTTTCAGCGCGCAAATTACCCGCCCGACGGCAAATGCCACCGGGACAGCGAGCGGCGCGGTGATGATTCCGCCCGCGCTGCTCCAGGGGCGAATGGAACCAGAGGCGCCAAGGCTTTTTGCACAGGTTACGATTGCCCTGCCTCCGCTGGCGCACGGCCACGACTTCGCCGTTCTGGTCAACGCCCCGGCCGGCGCGACCGGGGCCGATCCATCAAGCCCGCACTATGCGGGCACGCTCTCGATGTTCGGTCATCACCTCGTGCATGCCCCCGTCACCTTTACCGTACCATTATCGGGTACGATTGCCGCGCTGCATGAGGGTAAGCTCCTGCAAGCGAATGCGCCGCTGGATATCCGGATCGTGCCGGAGCAGATGGCCCTGCCTCGGGTACTGGCCGCAAAGCCCGGCATGAAAGCAAAGGCCGAAGTCCTTTCCATCGTAGTGGAAGCGCATTGA
- a CDS encoding Mor transcription activator family protein: MSRKQAMTVDPASKNAELLSDLVIHVAETTRTLCGVSDEKAIEVGQAVADLMAHIWGGQLIYFPKGMIRNLSKRDREIYAEFNGSNHSALAKKHDVSIQWIYRIIEKVRLEEVALRQPNLFNFPPADR, translated from the coding sequence ATGTCACGAAAACAAGCTATGACTGTTGATCCAGCCAGCAAGAACGCTGAACTTTTGTCTGACCTTGTGATTCACGTGGCCGAAACCACCAGGACTTTGTGCGGCGTAAGTGATGAGAAAGCAATCGAAGTGGGGCAGGCTGTCGCGGATCTAATGGCTCACATCTGGGGCGGTCAGCTGATTTATTTCCCTAAGGGTATGATTAGAAATCTATCAAAACGAGACCGTGAAATCTACGCAGAATTTAACGGTAGCAACCATAGTGCGCTGGCCAAAAAGCATGATGTGTCCATTCAGTGGATCTACCGTATAATCGAAAAGGTTCGCTTGGAAGAGGTGGCGCTACGCCAACCTAATTTATTCAATTTCCCTCCTGCCGACCGGTAG
- a CDS encoding DUF3486 family protein — protein sequence MPPRSKVGELPAEVRAWLDRALADNQFGEYEALSVMLEERGFAISKSSLHRYGTKLERRLAAIKASTEAAAAIAAAAPDEADNRSNAIISIVQTEIFEALLAMQEAEESGDPGKRKKTDPGKRIAILGHAAKNIATLTRSSVNLKKHQADVYAKAQSAAAAAEKIAKKGGLSAEAVAEIRKQILGIAA from the coding sequence ATGCCGCCACGCTCAAAAGTCGGTGAGCTGCCTGCGGAGGTTCGCGCTTGGCTCGATCGCGCGTTGGCCGACAATCAGTTTGGCGAATATGAAGCCCTGTCTGTGATGCTTGAAGAACGAGGGTTTGCAATCAGTAAAAGCAGTTTGCACCGTTACGGAACCAAGCTTGAGCGGCGCCTAGCTGCAATCAAGGCGAGCACCGAAGCCGCCGCCGCAATCGCAGCAGCCGCACCCGATGAAGCCGATAACCGCAGCAATGCAATCATTAGCATTGTGCAGACCGAAATTTTCGAGGCGCTGCTGGCCATGCAGGAAGCCGAGGAAAGCGGTGACCCCGGCAAGCGGAAGAAGACCGATCCGGGCAAGCGGATCGCTATCCTGGGCCACGCGGCCAAGAATATCGCCACGCTCACCCGCAGTAGCGTCAACCTGAAAAAACACCAGGCGGACGTTTATGCAAAGGCGCAATCAGCCGCAGCGGCAGCCGAGAAGATCGCCAAGAAAGGCGGTTTGTCGGCCGAGGCCGTGGCGGAGATTCGTAAGCAAATACTGGGAATTGCCGCGTGA
- a CDS encoding ExeA family protein: protein MEAAMSQTAPKTELSFKPINLKWVLLEYGIPQPRWADAIMQSHGKALSRTGASHIINWGLWPKLTPREAIVTATERMLRDRGVPEATLTTLWDFAPKAQPQLTRVRARTGQTLPAIPQIDIEPLEVVMLSAQAKSQFKIFRDPFTDDVQSADDIFLSADQRYIREAMFTTARHGGFLAVVGESGAGKTVLRRDLIDRVQRESHPVIVIQPRLIDKGTLTAGSICEAIIDDMRPSTKTRRSLEGKARQVERILTDSSRAGNTHVLLIEEAHDLSVSTLKYLKRFWELEDGFKKLLSIILVGQPELKNKLDERMNYEAREVIRRCEIAELMPLNAHLENYLALKFKRVGKDLQDICEADAFDAMRARLTRPARSNSGAVSMIYPLIINNLTTKAMNLCAEIGAPRINADLVKAL, encoded by the coding sequence GTGGAGGCGGCTATGTCACAAACCGCTCCTAAAACTGAACTTAGCTTTAAGCCCATCAACCTTAAATGGGTGCTACTGGAATACGGCATACCTCAGCCCAGATGGGCAGATGCCATCATGCAAAGTCATGGCAAAGCCCTTTCCAGGACCGGCGCCTCTCACATCATTAACTGGGGATTGTGGCCGAAGCTGACGCCGCGCGAAGCGATCGTCACCGCAACGGAAAGGATGCTGCGGGACCGCGGTGTGCCTGAGGCCACTCTGACCACGCTGTGGGACTTTGCGCCGAAAGCTCAACCGCAGCTGACCCGTGTTCGCGCCAGAACAGGCCAGACTCTACCGGCAATTCCCCAAATCGATATCGAACCCTTGGAGGTCGTAATGCTATCGGCTCAAGCCAAATCACAATTCAAAATTTTCCGCGATCCATTTACCGATGACGTGCAGAGCGCGGATGATATTTTCCTGTCGGCCGATCAGCGCTACATCCGCGAAGCGATGTTCACCACAGCCAGGCACGGCGGGTTTCTGGCCGTGGTGGGTGAGTCTGGCGCTGGAAAAACCGTCTTGCGGCGCGACCTGATAGACCGCGTGCAGCGTGAGAGCCATCCAGTCATCGTAATTCAGCCGCGACTGATCGATAAAGGCACGCTCACTGCGGGTTCGATCTGCGAGGCCATCATCGACGATATGCGCCCCAGCACAAAGACGCGCCGCAGCTTGGAAGGAAAAGCACGGCAGGTGGAACGTATCCTCACCGACTCCAGCCGAGCGGGTAATACACACGTCTTGCTGATCGAGGAGGCGCACGACCTGTCGGTCTCAACCCTGAAATACCTTAAGCGGTTTTGGGAGCTGGAAGACGGCTTCAAAAAGCTGCTCTCCATCATCCTCGTCGGCCAGCCGGAGCTCAAGAACAAGCTGGATGAGCGGATGAACTACGAGGCGCGTGAAGTGATTCGCCGCTGTGAAATTGCCGAACTGATGCCGCTCAATGCCCACCTGGAAAACTACCTCGCACTGAAATTCAAACGCGTGGGTAAAGACCTGCAAGACATTTGTGAGGCTGATGCATTTGACGCCATGCGTGCACGCCTTACGCGCCCCGCCCGCAGCAACTCTGGCGCCGTCAGCATGATTTATCCGCTGATCATCAACAATCTGACCACGAAAGCGATGAATCTGTGCGCCGAAATTGGCGCGCCGAGAATAAACGCTGACTTGGTCAAGGCCCTATAA
- a CDS encoding DDE-type integrase/transposase/recombinase, with amino-acid sequence MSAALTERLVSVGQAAREAGHGTKEWIYQSAMKELGLSRATLLRKIKEVTMKPARKQRSDAGAVALTIDEAKMISALLIESMRRNNKRLMSIENAVRILRANNEIRCERVDAETGEVMPLSIAAIARGLRAYNLHPDTLLAPAPAIAMASKHPNHVWQIDASICVLYYLRSAEHDAGLQVMAANDFYKNKPANLKKIESERVWRYAVTDHTSGAIYVEYVLGAESGQNLCNIFINAMQKRGQHDPFSGVPFDVMLDPGSANTGAIFRNLCRSLSVRVLINKPGNPRAKGQVEQAHNIIECQFESGLKLRRANSLEELNGIAWQWMRAFNATSVHTRTGKSRYASWCAIAADQYRIAPSVEICRELARSDPEKRDVSNHLTVSFRGQTYDVSPVPGVMVGEKLLIARNPWRASAAQVVLTGEDGHEVFQVIEAVQKDAHGFPIGAPVIGESYKRRADTDAQKAAHEIERLAMDADTADAAQANRKEKALPFGGRIDPYKHIDDSPQPYYLPRQGTAMDIPNPAQIVVRPLTQMQAAMRMRTELGRPVTIEENQRIAELYPDGVPEDDLMSLAASLRAGVAEETLGVARLRAV; translated from the coding sequence ATGAGCGCGGCGCTGACAGAGCGGCTGGTTTCGGTGGGGCAGGCTGCCCGCGAAGCCGGGCATGGCACCAAAGAATGGATCTATCAATCTGCCATGAAAGAGCTCGGCCTGTCGCGCGCAACTCTGTTACGAAAGATCAAGGAAGTAACCATGAAGCCAGCGCGCAAGCAGCGCTCCGATGCCGGCGCGGTCGCCCTGACCATTGACGAGGCAAAGATGATATCGGCGCTGCTGATCGAATCCATGCGGCGCAACAACAAGCGCCTGATGAGTATCGAAAATGCAGTGCGCATCCTACGGGCAAATAATGAGATCCGCTGCGAACGTGTGGATGCAGAGACAGGCGAGGTAATGCCGCTATCGATCGCCGCGATCGCGCGCGGATTGCGAGCTTACAACCTGCATCCGGATACCTTGCTGGCGCCCGCACCAGCCATTGCAATGGCATCCAAGCATCCGAATCACGTTTGGCAGATCGACGCCTCCATTTGCGTGCTGTATTACCTGCGTTCGGCGGAACATGACGCTGGGCTGCAAGTCATGGCTGCTAACGATTTCTACAAAAACAAACCCGCCAATCTCAAAAAGATCGAGAGCGAACGTGTGTGGCGCTATGCCGTGACCGACCATACAAGCGGTGCTATTTATGTCGAGTACGTCCTGGGGGCGGAATCCGGCCAGAATCTCTGCAACATTTTCATTAACGCGATGCAGAAACGCGGCCAGCACGATCCCTTTTCCGGCGTGCCGTTCGATGTCATGCTCGACCCCGGCAGTGCAAATACCGGCGCGATATTCCGCAATCTGTGCCGGAGCTTGTCGGTGCGGGTCCTGATCAACAAACCCGGAAACCCGCGTGCAAAAGGGCAGGTGGAACAGGCGCACAACATCATTGAGTGCCAGTTTGAATCCGGACTGAAGCTGCGGCGGGCCAATTCACTGGAAGAACTCAACGGTATTGCCTGGCAGTGGATGCGCGCATTCAACGCGACGTCCGTCCATACCCGCACCGGGAAATCGCGCTACGCCTCCTGGTGCGCGATTGCGGCCGATCAGTACCGCATTGCTCCATCCGTGGAAATCTGCCGGGAACTGGCCCGTTCCGATCCCGAGAAACGCGATGTATCCAACCATCTGACCGTGTCATTCCGTGGCCAGACATACGACGTTTCCCCTGTTCCGGGCGTGATGGTCGGCGAAAAGCTGCTGATCGCCCGCAACCCGTGGCGGGCAAGCGCCGCCCAGGTAGTGCTCACTGGGGAGGATGGTCATGAAGTCTTCCAGGTGATTGAGGCGGTGCAAAAGGACGCACATGGATTCCCGATCGGCGCACCGGTTATTGGCGAATCATATAAGCGCCGTGCCGATACCGACGCGCAAAAGGCCGCTCATGAAATCGAGCGGCTGGCTATGGATGCCGATACCGCTGACGCCGCCCAAGCCAACCGTAAAGAAAAAGCGCTGCCGTTCGGTGGCCGCATCGATCCATACAAACATATCGACGATTCGCCCCAGCCGTACTACCTGCCGCGCCAAGGCACGGCAATGGATATACCTAACCCCGCTCAAATAGTAGTGCGGCCGCTGACGCAAATGCAGGCCGCCATGCGCATGCGCACAGAGCTAGGTCGGCCAGTCACGATTGAGGAAAACCAGCGCATCGCGGAGCTGTATCCGGACGGCGTGCCCGAGGATGATCTGATGAGCTTGGCGGCATCGCTGCGCGCCGGAGTCGCTGAGGAAACGCTTGGAGTTGCGCGCCTAAGGGCGGTGTAG
- a CDS encoding glycine zipper family protein has product MKLIAVLIAASVILTGCSGLNLTGPNYYVPPPRPTSGPDYSPVVDNAGPNHGKDLAECQEYARNAGDQGSSAASGAIGGALVGTALNLVAGGGHSAGYAGFGALAGGVGGVTNVAENQKQMIINCLRGRGYNVLG; this is encoded by the coding sequence ATGAAATTGATCGCTGTTTTGATAGCTGCATCAGTAATCTTGACCGGCTGTAGTGGCTTGAATTTAACCGGACCAAATTATTATGTCCCGCCGCCACGGCCAACCAGTGGCCCAGACTATTCACCAGTGGTCGACAATGCCGGGCCTAATCACGGGAAGGATCTGGCTGAGTGTCAGGAATATGCGAGAAATGCAGGTGACCAGGGCTCCAGCGCCGCGAGCGGTGCGATTGGGGGCGCGCTCGTAGGAACCGCTCTCAATCTGGTGGCGGGAGGTGGGCACAGCGCTGGTTATGCCGGGTTTGGCGCACTGGCAGGTGGTGTGGGAGGCGTAACAAACGTAGCCGAAAATCAGAAACAGATGATCATCAATTGTCTGCGCGGTCGCGGTTACAACGTTCTCGGCTGA
- a CDS encoding host-nuclease inhibitor Gam family protein has protein sequence MAKTATRLKAPAQVYVPQTKDDAAADIRKIGDVQRELARSSAEMNDSIAAITHNFQPRLDALNEQLKTLQDGVQGYCEAHRSELTNGGRVKTANLITGEVQWRKRPASVSVRGVETVIETLKRLGFSKFVRTKEEINKDAILNAPNEVRGVAGIKVVTDIEDFVITPFEREVVA, from the coding sequence ATGGCTAAAACCGCCACCAGACTTAAAGCCCCGGCACAGGTCTATGTGCCGCAAACCAAAGATGATGCCGCTGCCGATATCCGGAAAATTGGCGACGTGCAGCGTGAGCTAGCCCGCTCATCTGCGGAAATGAACGATTCGATCGCGGCGATCACACACAACTTCCAGCCCCGGCTGGATGCCCTCAACGAGCAGCTCAAAACGTTGCAGGATGGTGTCCAAGGCTATTGCGAGGCGCATCGGAGCGAGCTGACAAACGGTGGCCGGGTCAAAACGGCGAATCTAATTACCGGTGAAGTGCAATGGCGCAAGCGCCCAGCCAGTGTTTCGGTGCGTGGCGTCGAAACCGTGATCGAAACCTTGAAACGCCTGGGCTTTAGCAAGTTCGTGCGCACAAAAGAGGAAATCAATAAAGATGCAATCCTCAATGCGCCGAATGAAGTGCGCGGCGTGGCAGGTATTAAGGTGGTAACTGATATCGAGGATTTCGTGATTACACCGTTCGAGCGGGAAGTGGTGGCGTGA
- a CDS encoding phage tail fiber protein: MKTRLLQLPAVLLIGALSLTAQAGALSDYLENKIIDYVFRGQTFTAPTTTYFALATTSGNDAGCGTEVSGGSYTRVAVTSSMANWAGTQSAGSTTASSGTGGTTSNNATITFPAPTASWGTVVEYCVFDASTAGNLLFRAALTTSKTVNNGDAAPSFAAGSSTLQIDN, encoded by the coding sequence ATGAAAACCAGATTGTTGCAGCTCCCAGCCGTCCTGTTAATCGGGGCACTGTCACTCACCGCCCAAGCCGGTGCGCTATCGGATTACCTTGAAAATAAAATAATTGATTATGTGTTTCGAGGCCAGACATTTACCGCGCCTACTACCACATACTTTGCGCTGGCCACCACGTCTGGCAATGATGCTGGCTGCGGCACGGAGGTAAGCGGCGGAAGCTATACGCGGGTGGCGGTGACATCAAGCATGGCTAACTGGGCTGGGACTCAGAGCGCGGGTAGTACCACCGCATCGAGCGGCACGGGTGGAACCACCAGCAATAACGCCACCATCACTTTCCCCGCGCCCACAGCCAGCTGGGGCACGGTGGTTGAGTATTGCGTTTTCGATGCATCCACGGCGGGAAATCTGCTATTCCGGGCCGCCCTAACTACCAGCAAGACAGTCAATAACGGCGATGCCGCGCCATCATTTGCGGCCGGGTCGTCTACGCTACAGATCGATAACTAG
- a CDS encoding HTH domain-containing protein, which produces MTTPNQVLFTLSNHIGKGRGISVKQLSTLVGVNPRMVRLHVSQLREEGYAVCGTPRTGYYMAETAEDLEETCKFLRGRAMHSLVLEAALRKMPLPDLIGQMKLRT; this is translated from the coding sequence ATGACGACACCTAATCAAGTCCTTTTCACGCTCTCAAACCATATCGGTAAGGGGCGCGGGATCTCCGTTAAACAGTTATCGACGCTGGTGGGGGTAAATCCGCGCATGGTGCGCCTTCACGTCAGCCAACTGCGGGAAGAAGGCTATGCGGTCTGCGGTACTCCGCGAACCGGGTATTACATGGCAGAAACCGCCGAGGATCTGGAAGAAACATGCAAATTTCTACGCGGCCGCGCCATGCATAGCCTGGTGCTTGAAGCCGCCCTGCGCAAGATGCCGCTGCCTGATTTGATCGGGCAGATGAAACTGAGGACATAA
- a CDS encoding gp16 family protein has translation MKPARADDIRKRELAQIHIAKQQLGLDDETYRSMLWTVARVKSASDLDWAGRKNVLDHFKSHGWTNRPSRKAKQSRPLADDPQSKMIRALWLSLHEKGIVRDPSERALAAYVKRVTRREALQWLNVKEAAHVIETLKKWLDRIQQESV, from the coding sequence ATGAAACCCGCCCGCGCCGACGATATCCGTAAACGTGAGCTTGCGCAGATCCATATAGCTAAGCAGCAGCTCGGCCTGGATGATGAAACGTACCGCAGCATGCTGTGGACGGTGGCGCGGGTGAAATCGGCTTCGGATCTGGACTGGGCTGGTAGAAAAAATGTGCTGGATCATTTCAAGTCTCATGGATGGACCAATAGGCCGTCACGTAAGGCGAAGCAATCCCGCCCGCTTGCTGACGATCCTCAATCAAAAATGATCCGTGCGCTTTGGTTGTCATTACATGAAAAAGGTATCGTACGAGACCCGTCAGAACGGGCACTGGCGGCTTATGTAAAGAGAGTTACCCGCAGGGAAGCGCTGCAGTGGCTCAACGTTAAAGAAGCTGCTCATGTTATCGAGACGCTTAAGAAATGGCTCGATAGAATTCAGCAGGAGAGCGTTTGA
- a CDS encoding helix-turn-helix domain-containing protein, translating to MQPFYERLIEERKRLGLTQDEMAHEAGVAKRTYCNYEAGISAPTAVQLGVIALIGVDVQYVMTGNRQTAISLEQERAGYVVEVLSKEEQALLDNYRNSPPEGKTAIKAVGVAVAKSDKDKAIENYEGPEKRVGERRQGDRRQKSA from the coding sequence ATGCAACCTTTTTATGAGCGGCTGATTGAGGAACGAAAGAGGCTTGGTCTCACCCAGGACGAAATGGCGCATGAGGCCGGCGTTGCAAAGCGTACTTACTGTAACTATGAAGCCGGAATCTCTGCACCGACGGCAGTGCAGCTCGGCGTCATAGCTTTGATCGGGGTGGATGTTCAGTACGTTATGACCGGTAACCGCCAAACCGCGATCAGCCTGGAGCAAGAGCGCGCGGGGTATGTGGTCGAGGTGTTGAGCAAGGAAGAACAAGCGCTGCTGGACAACTACCGCAATTCTCCTCCAGAGGGTAAAACTGCCATCAAAGCGGTCGGCGTTGCGGTCGCGAAATCTGATAAAGACAAAGCGATAGAAAATTATGAAGGCCCCGAGAAGCGGGTAGGTGAACGGCGTCAAGGAGATCGACGCCAGAAAAGCGCATAG